In Arthrobacter citreus, a genomic segment contains:
- a CDS encoding ABC transporter ATP-binding protein, translating into MPQITSAPTVPKTASSTVISARNLRKTYGDFHAVDGISFDVPAGESFGLLGPNGAGKSTTMKMIGGVSSRTSGDLTIMGLDPDRYGPEVRAHLGVVPQQDNLDEDLRVRDNLLAYGRYFGLPKSYLGPKADELLEFAQLTDKARARVDSLSGGMKRRLTIARSLINDPKILLLDEPTTGLDPQARHILWDRLFRLKEAGVTLILTTHYMDEAEQLCDRLVVVDKGKIMAEGSPAALIREHSTREVLELRFGSERNTTVAGELEGIGSRIETLPDRVLIYADDGEAALEAVSSRGLRPITSLVRRSSLEDVFLRLTGRSLID; encoded by the coding sequence GTGCCGCAGATCACATCAGCCCCGACTGTCCCCAAGACCGCCTCCTCCACCGTCATTTCGGCCCGGAACCTCCGCAAGACCTACGGCGATTTCCACGCCGTTGACGGCATCAGCTTCGACGTCCCGGCAGGGGAGTCCTTTGGGCTCCTCGGCCCCAACGGCGCCGGCAAATCCACCACCATGAAAATGATCGGCGGCGTGTCATCGCGCACCTCCGGGGACCTCACCATCATGGGCCTGGACCCGGACCGGTACGGGCCCGAGGTGCGTGCCCACCTGGGGGTGGTGCCGCAGCAGGACAACCTGGATGAAGACCTGCGCGTGCGCGACAACCTCCTGGCCTACGGCCGGTACTTCGGCCTGCCCAAGAGCTATCTGGGACCGAAGGCTGATGAGCTGCTGGAATTCGCCCAGCTGACGGACAAGGCCAGGGCCCGGGTGGATTCGCTCTCCGGCGGTATGAAGCGGCGGCTGACCATCGCCCGGTCGCTCATTAACGACCCCAAGATCCTGCTGCTGGATGAACCCACTACGGGACTGGACCCGCAGGCGCGCCATATCCTCTGGGACCGGCTGTTCCGGCTCAAGGAAGCCGGCGTCACGCTGATCCTGACCACCCACTACATGGACGAAGCGGAGCAGCTGTGCGACCGACTGGTGGTGGTGGACAAGGGAAAGATCATGGCGGAAGGATCACCCGCTGCCCTGATCCGTGAGCATTCCACGAGGGAGGTACTGGAACTGCGCTTCGGTTCTGAGCGCAATACAACGGTGGCCGGCGAACTGGAAGGAATCGGGAGCCGGATCGAAACCCTCCCGGACCGCGTCCTGATCTATGCCGACGACGGCGAGGCCGCCCTGGAGGCGGTCAGCTCCCGCGGACTGCGTCCCATCACCTCGCTGGTGCGCCGCTCATCCCTCGAAGACGTGTTCCTTCGGCTGACCGGCAGGAGCCTCATTGACTGA
- a CDS encoding bifunctional methylenetetrahydrofolate dehydrogenase/methenyltetrahydrofolate cyclohydrolase translates to MAAQILDGRKAAKDIKDELAQRVAVLKDEHGITPGLGTVLVGDDPASHSYVGGKHKDCAQVGINSIRRDLPEDISQEGLEQVIDELNADPATTGYIVQLPLPAHIDTNAILERIAPEKDADGLHPVNLGRLVLNVSEPMTAPLPCTPHGIVQLLVRNGISLNGKKVLVVGRGVTVGRPLGLLLTRRPINATVTLAHTGTVDLYTHLQEADVVVAAAGFPEMIRAEDLKPGAIVLDVGVTRVTDPETGKTTLTGDVEKAAADVASWISPNPGGVGPMTRAMLLSNVVEAAERAAGILA, encoded by the coding sequence GTGGCTGCGCAGATCCTGGACGGACGCAAGGCAGCAAAGGACATCAAGGATGAACTGGCGCAGCGCGTTGCCGTCCTGAAGGACGAACACGGCATCACCCCGGGGCTGGGAACCGTCCTGGTGGGCGACGACCCCGCCTCGCATTCCTACGTTGGCGGCAAGCACAAGGACTGCGCGCAGGTGGGCATCAACTCCATCCGCCGCGACCTGCCGGAAGACATCAGCCAGGAAGGCCTGGAACAGGTCATCGATGAGCTGAACGCGGATCCGGCCACCACCGGCTACATTGTCCAGCTTCCGCTGCCGGCGCACATCGACACCAACGCCATCCTCGAGCGGATCGCTCCGGAGAAGGACGCCGACGGCCTGCACCCGGTGAACCTTGGACGCCTGGTGCTGAACGTCAGCGAACCCATGACGGCGCCCCTGCCCTGCACTCCGCACGGAATCGTGCAGCTGCTGGTGCGCAACGGCATATCGCTCAACGGCAAAAAGGTGCTGGTGGTGGGCCGCGGCGTCACCGTGGGCCGGCCGCTGGGCCTGCTGCTGACCCGGCGCCCGATCAACGCGACCGTCACCCTGGCGCACACCGGGACCGTGGACCTCTACACGCACCTGCAGGAAGCCGATGTGGTGGTGGCTGCCGCCGGATTCCCCGAAATGATTCGGGCCGAGGACCTCAAGCCCGGCGCGATTGTCCTGGATGTGGGGGTCACCCGGGTCACCGATCCCGAGACCGGCAAGACCACCCTCACCGGCGATGTGGAGAAGGCAGCGGCCGACGTCGCATCCTGGATTTCGCCGAACCCCGGCGGAGTGGGTCCCATGACCCGGGCCATGCTGCTGTCCAACGTTGTGGAGGCAGCCGAGCGCGCAGCGGGCATCCTCGCCTAA
- the glyA gene encoding serine hydroxymethyltransferase, which yields MRLSTQPVTDAKLSDVDPEIAAVLNDELARQRNTLEMIASENFAPRSVLEVQGSVLTNKYAEGYPGRRYYGGCEHVDVAENLAIDRVKALFGAEFANVQPHSGASANAAALAAMITPGEKLMGLNLAHGGHLTHGMKLNFSGKLYEVAAYGVDEQTHRVDMDKVREQALAERPQVIVAGWSAYPRHLDFDAFRSIADEVGAYLWTDMAHFAGLVAAGLHPNPVPASDVVTSTVHKTLAGPRSGIILAKEQYGRKLNSSVFPGQQGGPLMHVIAAKAVAFKIAGSEEFRERQERVLEGARIIADRLTAPDVAEHGVSVLTGGTDVHLILVDLRHSALDGKQAEDLLHSVGITVNRNSVPFDPRPPMVTSGLRIGTPALATRGFGAPEFTEVAEIIAAALKPSPDVDALRARVTALAENFPLYPGQEEW from the coding sequence GTGAGACTGTCCACCCAACCCGTGACCGACGCGAAGCTATCCGACGTCGACCCGGAAATTGCCGCCGTCCTGAATGATGAGCTGGCACGCCAGCGCAACACCCTGGAAATGATCGCTTCGGAGAATTTCGCCCCGAGGTCGGTCCTTGAGGTCCAGGGATCCGTCCTGACCAACAAATACGCCGAGGGTTATCCCGGCCGGCGCTATTACGGCGGCTGCGAACATGTTGATGTTGCCGAGAACCTGGCCATCGACCGGGTAAAGGCCCTGTTCGGAGCCGAGTTCGCGAACGTCCAGCCGCACTCGGGAGCCTCGGCCAACGCAGCTGCGCTCGCCGCCATGATCACCCCGGGCGAAAAGCTGATGGGCCTGAACCTGGCCCACGGCGGGCATCTGACCCACGGCATGAAGCTGAACTTCTCCGGCAAGCTCTACGAAGTTGCCGCCTACGGCGTGGACGAGCAGACGCACCGGGTGGACATGGACAAGGTCCGGGAGCAGGCGCTTGCGGAACGCCCGCAGGTTATTGTGGCCGGCTGGTCCGCTTACCCCCGCCACCTGGACTTCGACGCATTCCGTTCCATTGCCGATGAGGTTGGCGCGTACCTGTGGACCGATATGGCCCACTTCGCCGGTCTCGTGGCCGCCGGACTGCACCCCAACCCGGTTCCCGCCTCCGACGTCGTCACGTCCACGGTCCACAAGACTCTGGCCGGCCCCCGCTCAGGCATCATCCTGGCCAAGGAACAGTACGGCAGGAAGCTGAACTCCAGCGTTTTCCCGGGCCAGCAGGGCGGACCGCTGATGCACGTCATTGCCGCCAAGGCCGTGGCCTTCAAGATCGCCGGATCCGAAGAGTTCCGGGAACGGCAGGAACGGGTCCTGGAAGGCGCCCGGATCATTGCCGACCGGCTCACCGCACCCGATGTGGCGGAGCACGGCGTTTCCGTCCTGACCGGCGGAACCGATGTGCACCTGATCCTGGTGGACCTGCGCCACTCGGCCCTGGACGGCAAGCAGGCCGAGGATCTGCTGCACTCCGTGGGAATCACCGTGAACCGCAATTCGGTTCCGTTCGACCCCCGCCCGCCGATGGTCACCTCCGGGCTGCGCATCGGCACCCCCGCCCTGGCCACCCGCGGTTTCGGTGCCCCGGAGTTCACCGAGGTGGCCGAAATTATTGCGGCCGCCCTGAAACCATCCCCCGACGTCGACGCACTGCGGGCGCGGGTCACCGCGCTTGCTGAGAATTTCCCGCTGTACCCGGGACAGGAAGAGTGGTAA
- a CDS encoding NAD(P)-binding domain-containing protein, with the protein MGILIKDGQVAQDQTVDVAVIGAGQAGLSAAYYLQRRGLAAGTGFVVLDANEGPGGAWRHRWDSLTLGSAHGIHDLPNLALGTPDPREPASSVVSRYYGSYEAEFGLQVQRPVRVLKVSGNDAENDDGGGLLRIDTDRGSWRARAVINATGTWDKPYWPSYPGQETFRGLQLHTHDFRSAGDFTGRRVLVVGGGTSAVQFLLQLNDAGAQTVWSTRRPPEFTRTPFDTEWGRDVEQRVSGRTRAGLPPLSVVAATKLPLTPQYEAGIDAGVLISRGPITRITADGAVFADGSAAGADVILWATGFRAALNHLAPLHLREPGGGIRMNGPQVEKLPQLFLVGYGESASTLGATRAGRAAALAALDLLGPAATPRPPRRTPSESPVPSRGAALRT; encoded by the coding sequence ATGGGCATCTTGATAAAGGACGGGCAAGTGGCGCAGGACCAAACGGTGGACGTTGCGGTCATTGGCGCCGGCCAAGCAGGGTTGAGCGCCGCGTATTACCTGCAGCGCCGCGGACTCGCAGCCGGAACCGGGTTCGTGGTGCTGGACGCCAACGAAGGACCCGGCGGTGCTTGGCGGCACCGCTGGGATTCGCTGACCCTGGGGTCCGCCCACGGCATTCATGACCTGCCAAATCTGGCCCTGGGCACCCCTGATCCCCGGGAGCCGGCGTCGTCAGTTGTCAGCCGCTACTACGGAAGCTACGAGGCTGAGTTTGGATTGCAGGTGCAGCGTCCGGTCCGGGTGCTGAAGGTCAGCGGGAACGACGCCGAAAACGACGACGGCGGCGGCCTGCTGCGGATCGATACGGACCGCGGGTCCTGGCGGGCGCGGGCCGTTATCAACGCGACCGGAACGTGGGACAAACCCTACTGGCCCAGCTATCCGGGCCAGGAAACCTTCCGCGGGCTCCAGCTGCACACCCATGATTTTCGCAGCGCCGGGGACTTCACCGGCCGCCGCGTGCTCGTGGTCGGCGGCGGAACATCGGCAGTCCAGTTCCTGCTGCAGCTCAACGACGCCGGCGCGCAGACAGTGTGGTCCACCCGCCGCCCGCCCGAGTTCACCCGGACACCCTTCGACACGGAATGGGGCAGGGACGTCGAGCAGCGGGTCAGCGGGCGCACCCGCGCCGGGCTTCCACCGCTCAGCGTTGTGGCGGCCACCAAGCTGCCGCTGACGCCCCAGTATGAGGCGGGGATCGACGCCGGCGTCCTTATCTCCCGCGGCCCGATTACCCGGATCACTGCGGACGGGGCCGTTTTTGCCGACGGCAGCGCCGCCGGGGCCGACGTCATTCTCTGGGCCACGGGCTTCCGTGCGGCGCTGAACCATCTGGCTCCCCTGCATCTGCGCGAGCCCGGAGGCGGTATCCGCATGAACGGTCCGCAGGTGGAGAAGCTGCCGCAGCTGTTCCTGGTGGGCTACGGCGAGTCGGCGTCGACGCTTGGCGCCACAAGGGCGGGGCGGGCGGCAGCCCTGGCAGCATTGGACCTGCTAGGTCCGGCTGCTACTCCACGTCCTCCCAGGAGAACTCCGTCCGAATCCCCTGTTCCCAGTCGCGGCGCAGCACTGCGTACGTAA
- a CDS encoding GNAT family protein produces the protein MDVTFMPLSDKDVEELVKFLTTNSFPYHRITAPSEELVRQLIMDGRFEADDVRTYWVYGDNHRLGLAIVERLQSQCPTFDLRLVEEARGQGVGVPVLQALTGLVFDSQPQAHRFAGRTREDNVAMRKTFLRSGFLKEAHYREDWLLDDGTRIASVTYAVLRRDWEQGIRTEFSWEDVE, from the coding sequence ATGGACGTAACTTTCATGCCGCTCTCCGATAAGGATGTCGAAGAGCTGGTCAAGTTCCTGACCACCAACAGCTTTCCGTACCACCGGATCACCGCTCCGTCGGAGGAACTGGTGCGTCAGCTCATTATGGACGGCAGGTTCGAAGCCGACGACGTCCGCACCTATTGGGTGTACGGGGACAACCACCGGCTGGGACTGGCCATAGTGGAACGGCTGCAGAGCCAGTGCCCCACCTTTGACCTGCGGTTGGTGGAGGAAGCCCGGGGACAGGGGGTAGGGGTCCCGGTTCTCCAGGCCTTGACCGGGCTGGTTTTCGACAGCCAGCCTCAGGCGCACCGGTTTGCGGGCAGGACCCGCGAGGACAATGTGGCGATGCGTAAAACGTTTCTCCGGTCCGGGTTCCTCAAGGAAGCCCATTACCGGGAGGACTGGCTGCTTGACGACGGCACCAGGATTGCGTCGGTTACGTACGCAGTGCTGCGCCGCGACTGGGAACAGGGGATTCGGACGGAGTTCTCCTGGGAGGACGTGGAGTAG
- the purU gene encoding formyltetrahydrofolate deformylase: MTDIPASPAASAAPSKAPAYTLTLSCPDQAGIVHAVSGGLVAARGNITESQQYGSPETGTFFMRVDFTAPGSHAEVRETLAPVAQAFGMEWQLHAAGAPVRTLIMASKSGHCLNDLLFRQRAGTLPIEIPAIVSNHQDLAGLAAFYGVPFHHIPVLPGGKEAAEAQLRGLMQDLDIELVVLARYMQILSNQLCRDLSGRAINIHHSFLPSFKGAKPYHQAHARGVKLIGATAHYVTSDLDEGPIIEQEVIRVDHARSASQLVALGSDVEGRTLSKAVQWHAEHRVLLDGKRTIVFN; the protein is encoded by the coding sequence GTGACCGACATTCCCGCTTCCCCGGCAGCCTCAGCCGCACCCTCCAAAGCTCCCGCCTACACCCTGACCCTGTCCTGCCCGGACCAGGCAGGAATAGTGCATGCCGTATCCGGCGGCCTTGTTGCGGCGCGGGGAAACATCACCGAATCCCAGCAGTACGGCAGCCCGGAAACGGGAACGTTCTTCATGCGGGTCGATTTCACGGCTCCCGGTTCCCACGCCGAGGTGCGGGAAACCCTGGCTCCGGTAGCGCAGGCGTTTGGCATGGAGTGGCAGCTGCACGCCGCCGGAGCGCCGGTGCGAACGCTGATCATGGCTTCGAAGTCCGGACACTGCCTGAACGACCTCCTTTTCCGGCAGCGCGCCGGGACACTGCCCATCGAGATCCCGGCCATCGTTTCAAACCACCAGGACCTCGCCGGGCTTGCCGCCTTCTACGGCGTCCCGTTCCACCACATCCCCGTTCTGCCCGGCGGCAAGGAGGCCGCTGAAGCCCAGCTGCGCGGACTGATGCAGGATCTGGATATTGAGCTGGTGGTGCTGGCCCGCTACATGCAGATCCTCAGCAACCAGCTGTGCCGGGATCTCTCCGGCCGCGCCATCAACATCCATCATTCCTTCCTGCCCTCGTTCAAGGGCGCCAAGCCATACCATCAGGCACATGCCCGCGGCGTGAAGCTCATCGGCGCCACTGCGCACTACGTGACGTCGGATCTGGACGAGGGACCCATCATTGAGCAGGAAGTCATCCGGGTGGACCACGCCCGCTCAGCGTCACAGCTGGTAGCGCTCGGCAGCGACGTCGAAGGCCGGACGCTCTCGAAGGCCGTGCAGTGGCACGCCGAGCACCGCGTCCTGCTGGACGGAAAGCGGACCATCGTTTTCAACTGA
- a CDS encoding gamma carbonic anhydrase family protein, whose product MAYVISLRGRTPDIDSSVFLAPTASLIGDVLMAPGSSAFYGVCVRGDSNSIRVGAGSNLQDNVVLHADPGFPTTVGERVSIGHNAVVHGCTIEDDCLIGMSATVMNGAVVGTGSLVAAGAVVLEGTVIPPRSLVAGVPAKVRRQLTDEEFAGVQANAANYLVTAAAHRDALEVEPEASSQ is encoded by the coding sequence ATGGCTTACGTTATTTCGCTCCGGGGCCGGACCCCGGACATCGACTCTTCAGTTTTCCTCGCTCCCACAGCGTCACTTATCGGTGATGTTTTGATGGCGCCGGGATCCAGTGCCTTCTACGGCGTCTGTGTCCGCGGGGACTCCAATTCTATCCGCGTTGGTGCCGGCAGCAACCTGCAGGACAACGTGGTGCTCCATGCTGATCCCGGGTTCCCGACCACTGTGGGTGAGCGTGTCAGCATCGGCCACAATGCGGTGGTCCATGGCTGCACCATCGAAGACGACTGCCTCATCGGAATGAGCGCCACGGTCATGAACGGTGCAGTCGTGGGTACCGGCTCCCTGGTCGCGGCCGGCGCCGTGGTGCTGGAAGGGACCGTTATTCCGCCCCGGTCCCTGGTGGCCGGCGTTCCCGCTAAGGTCCGGCGCCAGCTCACCGACGAGGAATTTGCCGGAGTGCAGGCCAATGCCGCCAATTACCTCGTGACCGCCGCCGCTCACCGTGATGCGCTGGAAGTTGAGCCGGAGGCCAGCAGCCAATAG
- a CDS encoding Gfo/Idh/MocA family oxidoreductase produces MNAPHIPVPPCAVPGAPSPVRKTGRTLRWGVVSTGNIAAKVTEDIARLEDAVLQCVSSRHESSAVEFADRFGVARACFDNPRATGYAQLVEDPEVDVVYVAAPQPQHYEISRAALLAGKNVLCEKSLTTNAREAEDLIGIASTRGLFLMEGVWTRFLPCVNRVWEILASGELGDVQWVQADLGFPSGPGPEGRASDPETDPETGAGALLDLTVYPLTLAVGALGFPESVSAVGAITGTGVDRQNALLLTYPSGASAQLMSSLVSLGTRTATISGAKGWLRTGAPLHNPVELTVAPFHGDQRVERFPQVGNGYTYELRETTRCIQSGLPESPTMSWDHSLQTMRLFDDARTQMGVHYPNDGVTVRPPVRR; encoded by the coding sequence ATGAACGCCCCGCACATTCCCGTCCCGCCGTGTGCAGTCCCGGGGGCACCCAGCCCGGTTCGGAAAACCGGACGAACACTCCGCTGGGGCGTGGTCTCAACGGGCAACATTGCAGCCAAAGTCACCGAGGACATCGCGCGGCTGGAGGATGCGGTCCTGCAGTGCGTGAGCTCCCGCCATGAATCCTCTGCCGTCGAGTTTGCCGACCGGTTTGGAGTCGCGCGCGCCTGCTTCGACAACCCCCGGGCCACCGGATATGCGCAATTGGTTGAGGATCCCGAAGTGGACGTTGTCTACGTCGCGGCTCCCCAGCCGCAGCACTATGAAATATCCAGGGCGGCTCTGCTGGCCGGTAAAAACGTGCTCTGTGAAAAGTCGCTCACCACCAACGCCCGGGAAGCGGAGGACCTCATAGGAATTGCGTCCACCCGGGGGCTCTTCCTGATGGAGGGGGTATGGACACGGTTCCTGCCCTGTGTTAATCGGGTCTGGGAAATCCTCGCCAGCGGTGAACTGGGCGACGTTCAATGGGTGCAGGCGGACCTGGGGTTCCCATCCGGTCCCGGGCCTGAAGGCCGGGCTTCGGATCCAGAGACAGATCCTGAGACAGGTGCCGGAGCGCTGCTGGACCTTACGGTGTACCCGCTGACGCTGGCCGTGGGAGCCCTCGGATTCCCGGAAAGTGTGTCGGCTGTCGGCGCCATCACCGGGACGGGTGTCGACCGGCAGAATGCCCTGCTTCTAACCTATCCCTCCGGTGCCTCGGCGCAGCTGATGTCATCGCTTGTCTCCCTCGGCACCCGCACAGCCACCATTTCCGGAGCGAAGGGATGGCTGCGGACCGGGGCGCCGCTTCACAATCCGGTGGAGCTCACCGTTGCCCCCTTCCATGGCGACCAGCGGGTGGAGCGGTTTCCGCAGGTGGGCAACGGCTATACGTATGAGCTGCGCGAAACCACCCGCTGCATCCAATCAGGGCTCCCCGAGTCCCCCACCATGAGCTGGGACCATTCCCTGCAAACCATGCGGCTTTTTGATGACGCCCGCACCCAAATGGGAGTGCATTACCCGAACGACGGCGTTACCGTCCGTCCACCCGTCCGTCGTTGA
- a CDS encoding DUF3618 domain-containing protein, translating to MSENPDAIRADIEETRRRLGSNVDAVADKVTPSHIVQRQTDKMKDAVSGVKDRVMGAADSMTDKVQSGTGSASDGVSRAGSAVGEAPQKLTAKAQGNPIAAGLIAFGAGLLAASLIPASEKERVAADNIKTAAEPLTTQVTDTAKEMAQGLKEPAQEAMENVKATATEAAQNVKQEGQGAAGDVKSKATDAQDNVRNA from the coding sequence ATGAGCGAAAATCCCGATGCGATACGGGCAGACATTGAAGAAACCCGCCGCCGGCTTGGAAGCAATGTGGACGCGGTGGCTGACAAGGTCACCCCATCCCACATTGTTCAGCGGCAGACCGACAAGATGAAGGACGCTGTCTCCGGCGTCAAGGACAGAGTGATGGGAGCTGCAGATTCCATGACGGACAAGGTTCAGTCCGGCACCGGTTCAGCGTCCGACGGCGTTTCGCGCGCCGGTTCGGCAGTGGGCGAGGCGCCGCAGAAGCTTACCGCGAAGGCGCAGGGCAACCCGATTGCCGCCGGGCTCATTGCCTTTGGCGCCGGGCTTTTGGCGGCTTCACTGATTCCCGCCAGCGAGAAGGAACGCGTGGCGGCGGACAACATCAAGACAGCGGCGGAGCCCCTGACGACCCAGGTCACCGACACGGCGAAGGAAATGGCGCAGGGCCTCAAGGAGCCAGCACAGGAAGCCATGGAGAACGTCAAGGCGACGGCTACTGAGGCTGCCCAGAACGTCAAGCAGGAGGGCCAGGGTGCTGCAGGCGATGTGAAGAGCAAAGCCACCGACGCCCAGGACAACGTCCGCAACGCCTGA
- a CDS encoding phage holin family protein: MSTEIPEPPPTKAESTSLGDLLGQVTQDMSTLMRQEVELAKVELKQSATRASKGAGMFAGAAVGGYFVLLFLSIALWQALGNLIGLGWSGLVVAVIWAIIAAVLAMRGRTEMRKIKGMPQTSETLQEIPGTLKPNEDPR, encoded by the coding sequence ATGAGCACAGAAATCCCTGAACCGCCCCCCACAAAGGCTGAGAGCACATCCCTGGGAGATCTGCTCGGGCAGGTGACGCAGGATATGTCCACTTTGATGCGTCAGGAAGTGGAACTGGCGAAGGTTGAGCTGAAACAGTCAGCCACCCGTGCAAGTAAAGGAGCCGGCATGTTCGCCGGCGCCGCAGTGGGCGGATACTTTGTCCTCCTGTTTCTCTCCATCGCGCTCTGGCAGGCTCTCGGGAACCTGATCGGCTTGGGCTGGTCGGGGCTCGTCGTGGCCGTCATCTGGGCAATTATTGCCGCCGTGCTCGCGATGCGCGGACGTACTGAAATGCGGAAGATCAAGGGAATGCCCCAGACATCCGAGACCCTGCAGGAAATCCCCGGAACCCTTAAACCGAATGAGGACCCACGATGA